A stretch of DNA from Oryza brachyantha chromosome 4, ObraRS2, whole genome shotgun sequence:
gaATTTAAGactagaattttaaattttagttaatttataagcataagtataagcgatAATATAAGGGTGAAAATATAAGAGACTGTGTTTTCCTACTAGAACACAAACAACAATTTATGcccatttttaaatttattctgAAAAAATAGCATCGGTATATAAAACAACAGATTAACAACCCGTACGTCTTTTTCAAGTTAGGTGGCCGTTAGTCGTTACTATCTGCCGCGCTAGCTCTCTCACTCACTtaaaagccaaattttaattaagtaCATGCGGTTCATATAAATtacatactttattttatactagaaGACGTTTTTAGTAATGTCTAAATTAACctattgatcaatatattattgatataaatgtctagattaattaacatAATAAATAGTTTTACATTATAACAGCTAGGTTGACAAGAATGCatagttaacttattttgaacAAAGTTAGAAATTAAGAGTTAGATCTATTTTATGACGGAGAGTAAATGGTACTGTAGTATAAGTATataagagaaattttattattgttataaATACCTCGAGTTACCTAATACCTAAAGATATTGATGttctacatgaaaaatatgatactccTGATATTCACactcatatttttgtttatgcttctatttataagccaaaattttaatttttaacttttaatttggagtagattttagggttttcaccctcaagtttatttttcaatcttggattttaaatcgctaagaatatatatatatatatataagttttttcacaaattattttggtaaaatttgctacagggcatcgaaaaaacgcgtaattagccggtgaaCACcataagatcacgaatttgctgcagagcaccacaaaagtgtggtaattagctatagggcactccggccaattttttattattttcggagTCAAAAGTTctaaaaatgatgagattgcccttggtggccaacccgttatgcgcCCTTATCGCCGCTGGGTTGCCACTGTCGTCGCCTGCTCACTCAtcctgtaggctagggttcagGTGTGCTGCGGTGCCGAGACCAACTGGGTCTGGTTTGACTGGACCCAATcgacataacgggttggccgccgagggcaatctcgtcatttttagaatttttgactctgaaaataataaaaattggccggagtgccctatagctaattactacACTTTTGTGGTACCCTGCAGCAAATTTGTGATCTTACTGTGCCCATcggctaattacacgttttttcgatgtcctgtagcaaattttgccaattatttttcgttggcaaatatgtcgtttagctttttccataaaaaaggcaaacaattACCCCTGTTgtttttaagaatgataaaattacccttgtaattatatatatatatatatataatgatatataattatatatagtggggaccaaataaataaaatacccTAAAATCAGTTAACGAACGTGAAATGTAGCTAGCAAGCACATTTTATAACCTAGCCTAATAAGGTTAATTAgcacgtatatataaatatgcagtAGCAATAGGGTCATATATTCGATCATCAGAAATTCACAACAGGCTCTTATAAATATGCAGTAGCAATAGCCTAATAAGGTTAGCTAGCAGCTTGTAGGAGATCCGAAAAGAAACTAGTAGCTCAAGACatggtcgccgcggcggcgccactaTGGTTCACCTCGCTGGCCGGCCTCGGCGCCGTCTACCTGtccgtcgtcttcctccgcctcctcccatACCTCACCCTCTACCTTCTCCCGCCCAAGGACCTCCGCCGTTGCTACGGCTCGTGGGCTGTCATCACCGGGCCGACGACGGGGCTGGGACGATCCATGGCCATGGAGCTCGCTCGCCGCGGCTTCAATCTCGTCCTCCTCGACCTCAACCCGGGCAACCTCCGGGAGGTGTCGGAGACGATACGCAGGTCCCACGGCGTGGAGACCAGGACGGTGGTGTTCGACCTCTCGCTCGTCGGCACCGGGGAAGGCGACGCGGCGATGCGGCGGCTCAGGGAAGCCGTGGAGGGGGTAGGCGACGTCGGGATGCTGGTGAACAACGCGGCGGTGGCCAAGCCCGGGGCGCTCTACTTCCACGAGGCCGACGTGGAGCGGCTGGTGACGATGATACGGGTGAACGCCATGGCGCTGACGGAGGtgaccgccgccgtgctgccggGCATGGTGAAGCGCCGCCGGGGAGCCATCGTCAACGTCGGCTCCGgtt
This window harbors:
- the LOC102712982 gene encoding very-long-chain 3-oxoacyl-CoA reductase 1-like encodes the protein MVAAAAPLWFTSLAGLGAVYLSVVFLRLLPYLTLYLLPPKDLRRCYGSWAVITGPTTGLGRSMAMELARRGFNLVLLDLNPGNLREVSETIRRSHGVETRTVVFDLSLVGTGEGDAAMRRLREAVEGVGDVGMLVNNAAVAKPGALYFHEADVERLVTMIRVNAMALTEVTAAVLPGMVKRRRGAIVNVGSGSTVAVPSFPLYTVYSSSKRYVEELSRNLYVEYRSKGIDVQLQVPFYVHTNMLSAAVKARMLLPAFVATADAYTRAAARWIGHGHIAVPDAGQQLQWLLAAFVPDFAHNSYRLRKHLQHRAILWNLN